One genomic segment of Pongo pygmaeus isolate AG05252 chromosome 19, NHGRI_mPonPyg2-v2.0_pri, whole genome shotgun sequence includes these proteins:
- the LIMD2 gene encoding LIM domain-containing protein 2 — translation MFQAAGAAQATPSHDAKGGGSSTVQRSKSFSLRAQVKETCAACQKTVYPMERLVADKLIFHNSCFCCKHCHTKLSLGSYAALHGEFYCKPHFQQLFKSKGNYDEGFGRKQHKELWAHKEVDPRTKTA, via the exons ATGTTCCAGGCTGCAGGAGCCGCCCAGGCCACCCCCTCTCAT GACGCCAAAGGCGGCGGCAGCAGCACGGTGCAGCGCTCCAAG TCCTTTAGCCTGCGGGCCCAGGTGAAGGAGACCTGCGCCGCCTGCCAGAAGACCGTGTACCCCATGGAGCGGCTGGTGGCCGACAAGCTCATTTTCCACAACTCTTGCTTCTGCTGCAAGCACTGTCACACCAAGCTCAG CCTGGGCAGCTATGCCGCGCTGCACGGGGAGTTCTACTGCAAACCCCACTTCCAGCAGCTGTTTAAGAGCAAAGGCAACTACGACGAGGGGTTTGGCCGCAAGCAGCACAAGGAGCTCTGGGCCCACAAGGAGGTGGACCCCCGCACCAAGACGGCCTGA